CAAGCCGACATCACCCTGACCGACGCCGCCCGCGACCACCTGCGCGCGCAACTGCAGCGTGCATCCGCCCCCTGGCTGCGGCTCAGTCTGCGCGAAGCAGGCTGCTCCGGGCTGGAGTACCACTGGGAGGCGGTGGAGGCGCCCGCAGCCGGCGATCTGCGCATCGGCGACGAAGACCTGGGGCTCAATCTCTGCGTCGACGCCGTCGACCATGAGCGGGCGCTGCGCGGGCTGATCATCGATTTCGAACGCGATCCGCTCTCCGCCACCCTCACCTACCGCAACCCCAACCAGCGCGGCACCTGCGGCTGCGGCCAGTCCTTCACCGTCGACTAGTCCCGCCCTTGCCGCTGCTGCCTTCGCCTCTCCGCACCGAGATCGGCGCGCTCTTGCGTGAAGCGGGGCGAACCATCCTGCTGCCCGCCTTCCACGACCATCGCACAGGCGGCGTGCACCGCAAGCAGGACGGCTCGCCGGTGACCGAAACCGACCGCCGCTGCCAGGAGTTCCTCCACCGGCACCTGCGCCGCTGCACACCGAGGTTCGCCTTCCTCGGCGAGG
The sequence above is drawn from the Zetaproteobacteria bacterium genome and encodes:
- a CDS encoding iron-sulfur cluster assembly accessory protein — protein: MQPTRNQADITLTDAARDHLRAQLQRASAPWLRLSLREAGCSGLEYHWEAVEAPAAGDLRIGDEDLGLNLCVDAVDHERALRGLIIDFERDPLSATLTYRNPNQRGTCGCGQSFTVD